The Sylvia atricapilla isolate bSylAtr1 chromosome 5, bSylAtr1.pri, whole genome shotgun sequence genome includes a window with the following:
- the LOC136361560 gene encoding rho guanine nucleotide exchange factor 5-like: MESEETSEGGTTPPGAISITGEAWDSSAVEGERHATHSAVEMSTSPSNSAKEAELSTPKDCLAAPGKAAEMLGRPSNSVQKVPAGLEQGRGHTEPQKGLSELEGEMLLEESGLDYSLKLRQSELVDLESNEDTSSHSRVQDEPAPGSPILQAVNLSTEFTQCQAELAFHGSDPQAQQTKSPLAVAISSQRETPKCFLVCKTVSEGHYKAEPFLDNISKDSLQEVDAGAEQEQSTKKLPLASDEQPTSEGAVEDTAKPYTSEDVQESLRAPQGLEEKTESSSSHQLSFTLTCDSQMSSLQAGGNTSGGETGNTSMVKDQGMVPKENSSASKCLHLEDDPKKTEGRPPPSAESAFQGKSTAKRTEEVNASQHKGPAWEEAVSKLRQEEEKEECKEQNLPEEGKPLDLKDQKNKEQNEQEQLQREELRLGEELKLEALSSAFGSEIPSVSRRNVAVCGLEYASLSEQTGSAFPPGEPVSVDQHPDEDVLLKAHVTEADSGCQPPAVSPLSSNNLNPEGETPHMCYVSDQAEDLEDSGSFSIGGQDIGEAHWDDKTRLGRENEHTGGHGKAVQRFDKRDASLCGGVTAPFSAENPEALVPAHPSSGTSNVEAADPMDLHPITGKAELWDFIPASSSELTSAASVSVPEQEGARIAPVTPEHCPGTSLNELPDSAGKSPNQAAPARRWDSTPAETAVLRTGAGEAKTSPELSASEEGFQEDLSGPSSFSVTYMSSLPLQESFPGGRRSVASIAGPLEASQTPERTSTPLSHPETIQQKSAIIQAKEMGANIDHKAQVPLFDEPDCSLYQKEPGSRISSVLSILTWTSEDDTVLAVNQQGQPLSPVSHSSLPLVSEPDAKQLPHPPSHVQRPSPAQAPALHTNHHVPSPAPEGYQPLAPGLHSRPPPSCGMDDGKLEAIYPTPSHPLQTATSASDSNSLASASDGESLAERDDLVPVSGEWDVSDSGPHDTETSDDSGVSLLTKSFSALGNEMLVGCSDTSPETADPHMDIESAKSSPDHHSWPSLLGLITTPDSKSTDSAQHLPMLAFTNPIHFLRLSPPSPPTTRTTCQDKELRWEQPTGSFGADTKNIQAPLAVTEKTEGDRRGRQRLEGGERQPKEETPKHAPLEKSSSWPDKKKVGVAVQEPAAQQENPPKSRVKTKDWHRQGLKRMSVPPDILQQVSSVPSEEEAHKAHREPPVSSETVIMREKKPADTTENFKRRHSKLINSSKLLYQEYSDVALNKAIQSQKRADYPEDIESSFPSSPRLRRKVLSPQDSYLQRLSVSSNASLWQDIPMIRGSRILLNMSRDEQRLQEAKFELIISEASYLRSLNVAVDHFQRSAELQAMLTNQERQWLFSRLSDVRDVSASFLFDLEEKFEEDMFTFHVCDVALKHAPDFRRVYLPYVTNQTYQEQTFQRLLNGNAGFQQVLERLESDPVCQRLSLKSFLILPFQRITRLKLLLQNILKRTAPGSEEEVQATQAYDALEKLIKDCNENVQRMKSTEELIYLSQKIEFECKIFPLISQSRRLVKCGELTALDFNNLSPKSKVTTRPIYLHLFNDCLLLSRPKEGGRFVVFDHAAFSYVRGEKCEMKLYGANKNLFRLFLLQNYQGKRVQFLFRTDTHSEKLRWISALAPPRGEPDLLECPDAPQVQCIKTYKARENDELALEKADIIMVMQYSNDGWMEGVKLSDRERGWFPAEHVENISSKHVRQKNLKEEQRVKNAKQQVFCKK; the protein is encoded by the exons ATGGAGTCTGAAGAAACCAGTGAGGGAGGTACCACTCCCCCAGGAGCCATCAGCATCACTGGGGAAGCCTGGGATTCTTCAGCTGTGGAAGGAGAGCGTCATGCCACTCACTCAGCAGTTGAAATGAGCACCAGCCCATCTAACTCTGCAAAAGAAGCAGAGCTCAGCACGCCCAAGGACTGCCTTGCTgctccagggaaagcagcagagatgctgggCAGACCCTCTAACTCTGTGCAAAAAGTGCCAGCAGGACTGGAACAAGGCCGAGGGCATACAGAGCCTCAAAAGGGACTCTCAGAACTGGAAGGAGAAATGCTTTTAGAGGAGAGTGGACTGGATTATTCTCTGAAACTTAGGCAATCGGAACTGGTTGACCTGGAAAGCAATGAGGACACTTCCTCTCACAGCAGAGTCCAGGATGAGcctgcccctggcagccccatcctgcaggctgtgaaCCTCAGCACTGAGTTTACTCAGTGCCAAGCAGAACTGGCTTTTCATGGCTCAGACCCTCAGGCCCAGCAAACGAAATCCCCTTTGGCTGTTGCCATTTCCTCTCAGAGAGAGACACCTAAGTGCTTTTTGGTGTGTAAAACTGTTTCAGAAGGGCATTATAAGGCTGAACCCTTTCTGGATAACATCTCCAAGGATTCTTTGCAGGAGGTTGAtgctggtgcagagcaggagcaaagCACCAAAAAGTTGCCACTAGCATCTGATGAGCAGCCTACCTCAGAGGGAGCAGTAGAAGACACAGCTAAACCTTACACTTCTGAAGATGTTCAGGAAAGCTTAAGAGCACCCCAGGGtttggaagagaaaacagaatctTCCTCTTCCCATCAGCTGTCTTTCACCTTAACATGTGACAGCCAAATGAGTTCACTACAAGCAGGAGGAAACACTTCAGGTGGTGAAACAGGGAATACCAGCATGGTCAAAGACCAGGGAATGGTTCCTAAAGAGAACTCATCTGCTTCCAAATGCCTTCATCTAGAAGATGATCCCAAAAAGACTGAGGGCAGACCTCCCCCTTCAGCGGAGAGTGCTTTCCAAGGAAAGAGTACTGCTAAAAGGACAGAGGAAGTGAATGCTTCACAGCATAAGGGGCCAGCCTGGGAGGAGGCAGTGTCTAAACTTCGGcaagaagaggagaaggaagagtgCAAAGAGCAGAATCTGCCGGAAGAAGGCAAACCTTTGGACCTCAAAGATcagaaaaacaaggaacaaaATGAGCAGGAACAATTGCAGAGGGAAGAGCTCAGACTGGGGGAAGAGCTCAAACTAGAGGCTCTATCATCAGCTTTTGGGTCAGAGATACCTTCTGTTTCCAGGCGTAATGTGGCTGTGTGTGGTTTGGAGTATGCTTCCTTGTCTGAGCAAACAGGATCAGCATTTCCTCCTGGGGAACCTGTCTCTGTGGATCAGCATCCTGATGAGGATGTGCTGCTGAAAGCTCATGTCACAGAAGCAGATTCTGGATGTCAGCCACCTGCTGTCAGCCCTCTGTCCTCAAATAACCTGAACCCAGAGGGGGAAACTCCACACATGTGCTATGTCTCTGACCAGGCAGAAGACCTGGAAGACTCTGGCAGCTTTTCCATAGGTGGTCAGGATATTGGAGAAGCTCACTGGGATGATAAGACACGGCTGGGCAGGGAAAATGAGCACACTGGTGGTCATGGAAAAGCTGTCCAGAGGTTTGATAAAAGAGACGCATCACTCTGTGGAGGTGTGACAGCACCTTTCAGTGCAGAGAACCCAGAAGCTCTTGTTCCTGCACACCCTTCCTCTGGTACCAGTAACGTGGAAGCAGCTGATCCCATGGATCTTCATCCCATTACAGGAAAAGCTGAGCTTTGGGACTTCATTCCAGCTTCCTCCTCAGAGCTCACCTCAGCAGCGTCAGTGTCTGTTCCAGAGCAGGAGGGTGCCAGAATAGCCCCTGTGACCCCTGAGCACTGTCCTGGCACCAGCCTGAATGAGCTGCCAGACTCTGCAGGGAAGTCACCCAACCAAGCTGCTCCTGCACGACGGTGGGACTCGACACCAGCAGAAACTGCTGTTCTAAGGACAGGTGCAGGGGAGGCCAAAACTTCCCCTGAACTCTCTGCTTCTGAGGAAGGCTTTCAAGAGGACCTTAGTGGCCCATCTTCTTTCTCTGTAACGTACATGAGCTCCCTTCCTCTACAAGAGAGCTTTCCTGGGGGTAGGAGGTCTGTGGCTAGTATTGCAGGGCCTCTGGAAGCATCCCAAACACCAGAAAGGACTTCTACTCCCCTGAGCCACCCAGAGACAATTCAGCAAAAAAGTGCCATTATCCAAGCAAAAGAAATGGGAGCAAATATAGATCATAAAGCACAAGTGCCTTTATTTGATGAGCCTGACTGCAGTTTATACCAAAAAGAGCCTGGATCCAGAATTTCCAGTGTTCTGAGCATCCTAACTTGGACCTCCGAAGACGATACGGTCCTTGCTGTGAACCAGCAAGGACAACCTCTGTCCCCTGTGTCTCACTCAAGCCTACCTCTGGTGTCTGAGCCTGATGCCAAACAgcttcctcatcctccttccCATGTCCAAAGGCCCAGTCCAGCTCAGGCCCCTGCACTCCACACAAATCACCATGTTCCATCTCCAGCCCCTGAAGGTTACCAGCCACTGGCTCCTGGTCTGCACTCCAGGCCACCCCCAAGCTGTGGAATGGATGATGGTAAGCTGGAAGCCATTTACCCTACTCCAAGCCATCCTCTCCAAACTGCCACTTCTGCATCTGATTCCAACTCTCTGGCCTCTGCTTCTGATGGAGAAAGTCTAGCAGAGAGAGATGACCTTGTTCCAGTGAGTGGGGAGTGGGATGTCAGTGACTCAGGTCCCCACGATACGGAGACTTCTGATGACTCAGGGGTCAGTTTGCTGACCAAAAGTTTTTCAGCTCTTGGAAACGAAATGTTGGTTGGCTGCTCTGACACCAGCCCTGAAACAGCGGATCCCCACATGGATATAGAGAGTGCAAAATCCTCACCTGACCACCATTCTTGGCCCTCATTGCTAGGCCTGATAACAACCCCAGACTCGAAGAGCACAGACTCTGCACAGCACCTTCCAATGCTTGCATTCACCAATCCAATCCACTTCCTCCGGCTCAGCCCTCCGTCACCGCCAACCACCAGGACAACCTGCCAGGACAAGGAGCTGAGATGGGAGCAGCCCACAGGCAGCTTTGGTGCAGACACAAAGAACATCCAGGCTCCACTGGCAgtgacagagaaaacagaaggtgACAGGAGAGGCAGGCAAAGGCTAGAAGGGGGAGAACGCCAGCCAAAGGAAGAAACGCCCAAACATGCACCCTTGGAAAAATCATCAAGTTGGCCAGACAAAAAAAAGGTTGGGGTAGCtgtgcaggagccagcagcccaGCAAGAAAACCCACCTAAAAGCCGAGTCAAAACCAAGGACTGGCACCGTCAGGGCCTGAAGAGGATGTCAGTACCACCAGACATCTTGCAGC AGGTTTCTTCTGTTCCTTCAGAAGAAGAAGCTCACAAGGCACACAGAGAACCACCAGTCAGCTCAGAAACAGTTATAATGAG AGAGAAGAAACCTGCAGACACAACAGAGAACTTCAAGCGCCGGCACTCCAAACTTATCAACTCCT CAAAATTGCTGTATCAGGAGTACAGTGATGTGGCTCTGAACAAGGCCATCCAAAGCCAGAAGAGAGCGGATTATCCAGAGGATATAGAGTCAAGTTTCCCAAGTTCCCCGAGGCTACGGAGGAAAGTGCTGTCTCCCCAAGACTCATATTTGCAACGTCTGTCAGTATCATCTAATGCATCCCTTTGGCAGGACATCCCCATGATACGGGGCAGCAGGATACTGCTCAACATGTCCCGTGATGAGCAGAGGCTGCAAGAG GCCAAGTTTGAGTTGATAATATCTGAGGCTTCCTACCTGCGCAGTTTGAACGTGGCAGTGGATCACTTCCAGCgctcagcagagctccaggccATGCTCACCAACCAGGAGCGCCAGTGGCTCTTCTCGCGCCTCTCCGATGTGCGCGATGTCAGCGCCAG TTTCCTCTTTGACTTGGAGGAGAAGTTTGAAGAGGACATGTTCACTTTCCATGTGTGTGATGTGGCTCTGAAACATGCCCCTGACTTCCGCCGGGTGTATCTGCCATATGTGACAAACCAGACATATCAGGAGCAAACCTTCCAGAGGTTACT aaatggaaatgcagGGTTCCAGCAAGTCCTGGAGAGACTGGAAAGTGATCCAGTGTGCCAGCGCCTCTCGCTTAaatccttcctcatcctccccttCCAGCGCATCACTCGACTCAAACTCCTCCTACAG AATATCCTGAAAAGAACTGCGCCCGGGTCTGAAGAGGAAGTGCAAGCAACACAGGCCTATGATGCACTTGAAAAG ctCATCAAGGATTGCAATGAGAATGTCCAGCGCATGAAGAGCACTGAAGAGCTGATCTACCTCAGCCAGAAAATAGAATTTGAGTGTAAG ATATTCCCACTCATCTCACAGTCGAGGCGACTTGTGAAGTGTGGTGAGTTGACAGCACTGGACTTCAACAACCTGAGTCCAAAAAGCAAAGTCACCACCCGGCCCATCTACCTGCACCTTTTCAATGACTGTCTGCTCCTGTCTCGGCCCAAGGA GGGTGGACGTTTTGTTGTGTTTGACCACGCTGCTTTCTCATACGTGCGTGGGGAGAAGTGCGAGATGAAACTCTACGGGGCAAACAAGAACCTGTTCCGtctctttctgcttcagaatTACCAGGGGAAAAGAGTGCAGTTCTTGTTTCGGACAGACACACA CAGTGAGAAGCTGAGGTGGATCTCTGCTTTGGCTCCTCCGCGGGGAGAACCGGATCTCCTGGAATGCCCTG ATGCACCACAGGTTCAGTGCATAAAGACCTACAAGGCTCGGGAAAACGATGAGCTGGCTTTGGAGAAGGCGGATATCATCATGGTTATGCAGTACAGCAATGATG GGTGGATGGAGGGAGTAAAACTCTCAGACCGGGAGAGAGGCTGGTTCCCTGCGGAACACGTGGAAAACATCTCCAGCAAACATGTGCGGCAGAAGAACCTGAAGGAAGAGCAACGGGTGAAGAATGCCAAGCAGCAGGTCTTCTGCAAGAAATAA
- the NOBOX gene encoding homeobox protein NOBOX produces the protein MEAKKEKTKRAFSGVTGAPCEQGDISPAPHQSRGATAQNSYKGSSVLGSRGSCDVAKGGKYLPVKKKPRTFYSAEQLEELEKTFQEDHYPDSEKRREIAAVVGVTPQRILVWFQNRRAKLRKLQKLGIKGNRKYPASSALSVPFGSEDYGAPPLPPLPDTAGDQPAVLGGDPGAGSSSSLLSTHPASPTSASASSVAGMVAPCEAQAQSKALPQLHFSSSGVECFPGFPSPPPIRRTSLTLSLPFDPHSHIVPLMLDTPSSECSLGSQENGSREAFSYDVQNQGFSSPISCPYPEQLEPGDNLEATYCQYSSQREIYQLSQFCPQGHLASNIFSSDHLPPSTLLESQPAFPDLPGNSEAITYGASQGYVQNHTGGPLMPQQPSGNSADMPAYPAVSWSDFYMQGAPFSNQLHSQMPFSSTAGGQYFTEPYLLQVPNGSEPESMPQAGKQKELTASELSSFQSHQTEPEVAAVAEKEDVESSSQKGETIVEIKEETNA, from the exons ATGGaggcaaagaaggaaaaaactaaGAGAGCATTCAGTGGAGTGACTGGAGCTCCCTGCGAGCAGGGGGACAtcagcccagcccctcaccaaTCCAGAGGTGCTACAGCTCAGAATTCCTACAAGGGCTCTTCAGTCCTGGGGTCCAGAGGCAGCTGTGATGTGGCCAAGGGAGGAAAATACTTACCTGTCAAGAAGAAGCCCCGCACCTTCTACAGTGCAG AGCAGCTagaagagctggagaagacGTTCCAGGAAGATCACTATCCTGACAGTGAGAAGAGGAGGGAGATCGCTGCTGTGGTTGGTGTGACGCCACAGCGTATTCTG GTCTGGTTTCAGAATCGCAGGGCAAAGTTGCGGAAATTGCAGAAGTTAGGTAtaaaaggcaacagaaaataCCCAGCATCATCAGCTCTGTCAGTCCCCTTTGGATCAGAGGATTATGG GGcacctcctctgcctccacTGCCTGACACTGCTGGAGACCAGCCTGCCGTGCTGGGAGGAgaccctggagctgggagctcctccagcctgctcAGCACACATCCTGCATCCCCCACCTCTGCCTCAG CCTCCTCGGTGGCAGGAATGGTGGCACCCTGCGAGGCACAAGCGCAGAGCAAGGCGCTGCCGCAGCTGCACTTCAGTTCCAGCGGCGTGGAGTGCTTCCCGGGttttcccagccctcctcccaTCCGCAGGACCAGCCTGACGCTCAGCCTGCCCTTCGACCCCCACAGCCACATTGTGCCCCTGATGCTGGACACGCCCAGCAGTGAATGCAGCTTGGGCAGTCAGGAAAATGGCTCCAGGGAAGCCTTCTCTTACGACGTCCAGAATCAAGG cttcagTTCACCAATTTCCTGCCCTTACCcggagcagctggagcctggagaCAACTTGGAGGCCACCTACTGTCAATACAGTAGCCAGAGGGAAATTTATCAGCTCTCCCAGTTCTGTCCGCAAGGTCACCTGGCCAGCAATATCTTCTCCAGTGACCACCTTCCTCCTTCAACACTCCTGGAGTCCCAGCCAGCTTTCCCTGACCTGCCTGGCAACAGTGAGGCCATAACCTATGGAGCCTCACAAGGCTATGTACAGAACCACACAGGGGGACCACTCATGCCACAGCAGCCAAGTGGCAATTCAG CAGACATGCCTGCCTAtccagctgtgtcctggagTGATTTCTACATGCAGGGAGCTCCTTTCTCCAATCAGTTGCACTCCCAAATGCCTTTTTCTAGCACGGCAGGAGGACAGTACTTCACAGAGCCCTATCTCCTTCAAGTGCCCAATGGATCAGAACCTGAATCCATGCCACAGgctggaaagcaaaaggaacTGACAGCATCAGAGCTAAGTTCCTTCCAGAGCCACCAAACAGAGCCAGAGGTGGCAGCAGTTGCTGAAAAAGAGGACGtagagagcagcagccagaaagGAGAGACTATTGTTG aaattaaagaagaaacTAATGCCTGA